GTTTTCTCTTTCATGTTGACCCAGAGTTTTTCTTTTAACAGATTACTCAAATAACCCATCATGGAAAAAAGGAGATTATTATGTGCAGCTCTAGCAATATGCATGTGAAATTCCCTATCAAATTCCATCATTTCGGGAATATTATTTATGGCTCCTTCCATTTTGTGTAAGGATTCATAAATAGCATCGAGGTCTTCTTGGGATGCCTTCTGGGCGGCAAGATCGGCTATCTCGATTTCCACTGCTTTTCTTGCTTCTAACATTTCAAAAGGGCTCTCCTCTTCCTCTAACTCCATAACTTCTTGTTCATATAAAGGGGATCTGGGGATATCCTTTATGAAATTTCCTTTGCCCCCCCTGCTTTCAGTGATGCCCAATATTTCAAGGGCACTTAATGCTTCTCTAACCGAAGGGCGAGAGGTACCAAATTTCTCAGCCATTACTTGCTCGGGAGGGAGCTTATCTCCCGGTTTTAATTTGCCTTCTTTAATTAAATCTCGAATTTGTTCTACTATTTTTATGTATACTTTTTTTGTCCGAACTTTGTTAAATATTGCTCTACTCCTCTCACTGTTTATTTTGTAATATTAATCATATTAACCTGATAATTCTACAATATAATATCATGACATATTGTGATGTCAAATTTAAAACCTTTATATTACGCTCTTTAATTTATTTTCAAACAATCATAATTACTCATCGTATATTCCGGTTGCCTGAATTTCTACTTTTGCATCCTTAGCCAGCCCACTAACTTCTATTGCTGCACGTGCGGGGTAGGGTTCGGAAAAATATTGATCATAAATTTCATTAACCACTTTAAAATCATCCATATTAGTTAGGTATACGGTCACCTTTACCACATCATTTAAAGAAGAACCGGCAGCCTCTAAAATAGCTCTAATGTTATCTAAGGTTTGCCTGGTCTCCTTTTCGATACCCCCCTCTACCTTTTTACCGGTTGAAGGATCTAAGGGCAAAATACCAGAAGTAAAGATAAATCCCTTTGCCTTCATTGCCTGACAAAACGGCCCAAAAGCAGACGGAGCATTTTTGGTCACAATAATTTCTTTTTTCATTACTTACCTCCCTTATTTTGATGCTTTTTGATACTTTTTAAAATATTCCTTTTTAATCTCGCTATTTGTGATGAGTTTAGGCATAGCTACATTGTGCTTGGTAACCAGAGAATGATCTGAGGAAAAGCAATCATTAAAAGCAGCCCGATCGCCATTAAAATAACAAAAGGTATCACTCCGCGTATGACATCACTTGTTTTAATGCCTAATTCCGGTGCAGCTGCACCTTTAAGGAAAAAGATAGCATAAGCAAAAGGTGGTGTTAAAAAGGACATCTGAAGATTCACAATAATCATCATAGCAAACCATAAAGGGTCAAATCCCAACCGAGGAACAATAGGAGCTAATATAGGTACCATGACGAAAATAATGCCAATCCAGTCAATAAACATACCCAAAATAAAACATACGAACATAATAAGAGCGAAAGCCATCCAACGCCCACCGGGAATAGAAAGAATAAAATTCTCCACTACACCGCCACCACCGGCACTCAAAAATACACTCACAAAAGCAGTGGAACAACCGGCAATTAATAGTACCATGCCGGTTAATTTGATTGTCCCCAGCGTAACGTCTTTCAGCACTTTCCAGTTAAAACGGCCATAAACAATAGTTAAAAGTGTTGCCACCGCAGCGCCCACCGCAGCAGCCTCGGTGGGAGACGCCACACCAAGATAAATGGCGCCCATGACGGACAAGATAAGCAAAGCAGTTGGTGCCAGGGTGGTAATTAACATCTTACTTTTTTGGCCAAAAGTTAGCTTGTTACCTTCATCGTCATATGAAGGAGCCACTGACGGTTGAAGGTAAGATCGAATACCGATGTAGAGCATATATAGTCCGGAAAGGAGAAAGCCAGGCATGAAGGCAGCCATAAATAACTTCCCTACCGAAATCCAAGCTACCGGTCCATAAATAATAAGCATAATGCTGGGTGGAATTAAAATGCCCAGTGTACCTCCAGCACAGATCGCCCCAGTAGCCAAGCCTTTATCATAATGACGTTTCATCATTGCCGGTAGGGCAACCAAGGTTAACATGGTAATGGAGGCAGCAATGATACCCACACATGCTGCCATAATAGTACCAATTAATACACTTGTAATCGCTAATCCTCCTCTAAATTTACCAAACCAGACATGTACGGCATCATACATTTTTTCAGCAATGCCGGATTTTTCTAACATGTTCCCCATAAACACAAATAAGGGAACAGCCATAAACCCATAATCGGTAATTATGGCATAAACACGACCGTAGATTAAATCAAAAGCATTAGGACCAAATAATAAAAACCCGGTGATTACACCGACACCACCAATAGGAAGAGCCAAGGGAAAACCGGTAAGCACACCAATTAAAAGGGCTCCGAACATCCCAATGGTAACAATTTCAGGACTTACTACAATATCTATCATAATAGCTCTCTCTTTCTAATTAAAAAGTATAGATCTTGAATGAATTTAGACAAACTCTGCAAAGTAAAAAGACAGAAACCAAAAACTAATAAAGTTCTAAAAGGCGCGGCCGGGGGCAGCCAGCTGCTTTCCACCATTTTTTCACCAAATTTCCAGGAAAATACTGCCCATCTTGTTCCTGCAGAGATAAGGATAATACATATAGGAAAAAGAAAAATAATTGACAAAATAACATCAACCCATGCTCTTCCTGTGCGCGATAATTTTGAATAGAAAACATCTACCCTGACATGCCCGTCATACAAATAGGTATAAGCCCACCCACAAGCACCAAAAGTCCCCATAAGCATCTTGGAAGTTTCTAATGCCCAAATTGTAGGTCGGTTAAAAGCATATCTGGAGATGACCTCATAGCAGAGTACTATGATTAATGCTACCACCAAAAACTTAACTACTTGTCCCGTAAATTCACTGATGGAATTAATAATTTGTACAAGCTTTTTCATATGGATTCAATAATTCCTCCTTGCTTTTTTACCTTGCTCCGGAAAAAGTAATCCGGAGCAAGGTAAATGCTGGGTATATAGTTTTTATGATGCTTTAGAAATAATTATTTTATGTCAAACATATCGCAAATTTCTTTAAATTTGAGTGCAGATTCATATACTTTCTTATAACCAGGATCTTTGGCAGATTCTGCAGCGTAGTACTCATTTGCTTTCTCAAATAATAATTCTTCAATATCCGTGGGTAATTTTTCCACAACAGTACCATATTCTCTATATTTCTCCAATGCTGTAGAATCGCGGACAACCGATTCAGTAAAGAATTCATGGGATACTCTATGGGCAACTAATTTTACAATATCCTGCAAATCCGGAGACAGTGCATTCCAGGCATTCATGTTAACATATAGGGATTGTGCATCACTGGGAGCACGAGAAGATGATATATACATATATTTGGTTACTTCATGGAAACCCATACCCCAATTCAAAGACGGAGTAATATATTCGAAGGCATCAATAACTCCCCGTTTAACTGATTCGTAAATCTCGC
The window above is part of the Candidatus Atribacteria bacterium genome. Proteins encoded here:
- a CDS encoding FadR family transcriptional regulator produces the protein MKIVEQIRDLIKEGKLKPGDKLPPEQVMAEKFGTSRPSVREALSALEILGITESRGGKGNFIKDIPRSPLYEQEVMELEEEESPFEMLEARKAVEIEIADLAAQKASQEDLDAIYESLHKMEGAINNIPEMMEFDREFHMHIARAAHNNLLFSMMGYLSNLLKEKLWVNMKEKTWNLPGYPQKYLKEHTEIFNAIKNKDSKNARKKVYRHLLDVEKDLLKN
- a CDS encoding RidA family protein encodes the protein MKKEIIVTKNAPSAFGPFCQAMKAKGFIFTSGILPLDPSTGKKVEGGIEKETRQTLDNIRAILEAAGSSLNDVVKVTVYLTNMDDFKVVNEIYDQYFSEPYPARAAIEVSGLAKDAKVEIQATGIYDE
- a CDS encoding TRAP transporter large permease subunit, producing the protein MDIVVSPEIVTIGMFGALLIGVLTGFPLALPIGGVGVITGFLLFGPNAFDLIYGRVYAIITDYGFMAVPLFVFMGNMLEKSGIAEKMYDAVHVWFGKFRGGLAITSVLIGTIMAACVGIIAASITMLTLVALPAMMKRHYDKGLATGAICAGGTLGILIPPSIMLIIYGPVAWISVGKLFMAAFMPGFLLSGLYMLYIGIRSYLQPSVAPSYDDEGNKLTFGQKSKMLITTLAPTALLILSVMGAIYLGVASPTEAAAVGAAVATLLTIVYGRFNWKVLKDVTLGTIKLTGMVLLIAGCSTAFVSVFLSAGGGGVVENFILSIPGGRWMAFALIMFVCFILGMFIDWIGIIFVMVPILAPIVPRLGFDPLWFAMMIIVNLQMSFLTPPFAYAIFFLKGAAAPELGIKTSDVIRGVIPFVILMAIGLLLMIAFPQIILWLPSTM
- a CDS encoding TRAP transporter small permease subunit → MKKLVQIINSISEFTGQVVKFLVVALIIVLCYEVISRYAFNRPTIWALETSKMLMGTFGACGWAYTYLYDGHVRVDVFYSKLSRTGRAWVDVILSIIFLFPICIILISAGTRWAVFSWKFGEKMVESSWLPPAAPFRTLLVFGFCLFTLQSLSKFIQDLYFLIRKRELL